From a single Notolabrus celidotus isolate fNotCel1 chromosome 7, fNotCel1.pri, whole genome shotgun sequence genomic region:
- the LOC117815600 gene encoding B-cell receptor CD22-like yields MLNLFVFPPPDAPQLPFVSVSPSAEIVEGSSVNLTCSGDANPAANYTWYKENEDSPKAVGPVFNITDFRAEHSGNYSCEAQNIMGRQNSTLHLSIVSVLDKSTVIMNIIRLTLPAVMLIPLLLLTLWSRKKKTLSSTCDPNERVEVIELDSGVEYENVSAVAAAQAEDMV; encoded by the exons atgttgaatttgtttgtgtttcctcctccaGATGCTCCACAGCTTCCCTTTGTGTCAGTGAGTCCCTCTGCTGAGATAGTGGAGGGCAGCTCAGTGAATCTGACCTGCAGCGGTGATGCTAACCCAGCAGCTAACTACACCTGGTACAAGGAGAATGAAGACTCACCAAAAGCTGTAGGACCGGTCTTCAACATCACTGActtcagagctgaacacagtggGAATTATTCCTGTGAAGCTCAGAACATAATGGGACGTCAGAACTCCACCTTACATCTGAGCATTGTGTCGG TTCTAGATAAATCAACAGTAATAATGAACATCATCAGGTTGACTCTGCCTGCTGTGATGCTGATTCCTCTGCTTCTCTTGACTCTGTGGAGCAG GAAGAAGAAAACTCTGAGCTCCACCTGTGACCCAAATGAACGTGTGGAGGTGatagag CTGGACTCTGGTGTTGAGTACGAGAACGTCTCAGCCGTCGCTGCAGCACAGGCAGAAGACATGGTGTGA